The genomic segment GATTCAAGCCAAGCTGTGGAGCTGATAGGTAAGTTTGGCGTAGGTTTTTACTCAAGCTTCATGGTTGCTTCAGAAGTGATAGTGGAATCGAGGAAAGCTGCAGAAGAGGAATCTTGGGTCTGGAAATCCAAAGGAGATGGAGAATATTCGATCAGCAAATTGGATGATCAAATCCCTCGCGGAACAAAAATTACCCTGATTATGTGTCCTGAGGAAAACGAGTTTTTAGATAAATTTCGCATTGAAAATATCGTTACTACTTATTCGGATCACATAAACTTTCCTGTTGAATTTGTAGATGAAGAAGGAAAAAGTGAAAAACTAAACAGTAAAGCTGCAATTTGGACTAAACCGAAAAATGATGTTACTCAAGAGGAGCATAATGATTTCTTCCGCGGTGTTGCACATGTCGGTGGTGAGCCTTGGATGATATTGCACAACAAAAATGAAGGGGCAATAGAGTATACGAACTTGCTTTATGTTCCTTCCATTAAACCTTTTGATTTATTCCATCCAGATAGACGCTGCTCTGTCAAGTTATATGTAAACAAGGTTTTCATCACTGAAGATAATGTACAAGTTATACCACAATACTTACGTTTCCTAAAAGGTGTTGTTGACTCACCTGATCTGCCTCTCAATATCAGCAGAGAAACACTGCAGAATAATCGCGTTGTTGAGCAAATCAGGAAATCCCTAACTAAGCGTGTGATATTAGAACTTGGTAAAAAGGCAAAAGAAGATCTAGAAGAATACACAAAATTTTGGACCAATTTTGGTGCAGTATTGAAAGAGGGTCTTTGCGAAGCTATGCCAACTGATGAAAGAGAGGCACTACTCTCAATCTGCAGATTCCATAGCACTGGCGATGATAAATTAGTCAGTATTGATGACTATATAAGCAGAATGAAGCCTGAACAGGAGCATATCTATTATCTAACAGGAAATAGCTTGGATTCAGTTAAGAACAGTCCGCAACTTGAAGGATTCGTCAGCAAAGGGCTAGAAGTGCTTTTGTTTGTTGATCCAG from the Candidatus Wolbachia massiliensis genome contains:
- the htpG gene encoding molecular chaperone HtpG, encoding MHNVQETENLKFDAEVGKVLNIVIHSLYTNKDIFLRELISNASDACDKLRYESQLNPNLLDSSDELKITISSNKDKNELYITDNGIGMNRQDLIDNLGTIASSGTQKFLDAIKNSKDSSQAVELIGKFGVGFYSSFMVASEVIVESRKAAEEESWVWKSKGDGEYSISKLDDQIPRGTKITLIMCPEENEFLDKFRIENIVTTYSDHINFPVEFVDEEGKSEKLNSKAAIWTKPKNDVTQEEHNDFFRGVAHVGGEPWMILHNKNEGAIEYTNLLYVPSIKPFDLFHPDRRCSVKLYVNKVFITEDNVQVIPQYLRFLKGVVDSPDLPLNISRETLQNNRVVEQIRKSLTKRVILELGKKAKEDLEEYTKFWTNFGAVLKEGLCEAMPTDEREALLSICRFHSTGDDKLVSIDDYISRMKPEQEHIYYLTGNSLDSVKNSPQLEGFVSKGLEVLLFVDPVDDFWTSIIHEYKDQKIKSVTRADVDLEKFSSEEDKKDEENKSDDEKTEENTDSIIQYFTKILGDSVKSVKISKKLTDSPVCLAVDEGAMDLRMERFLREQKQLNYRTPKVLEINTKHPVIKSIMKSHAENGETPTLEDMIHLLFYQACIVEGEEMDDASLFAKKLNNLLGKVVI